The genome window TTCGAGCTGCGAATTCTCTGCGAGGGGCGCCTGCTCCTCTCCGAAGACGGCGCCGACTTCCACGCACTCATCGATCGCGCCCGCCAGCTGCGCCAGGATCTCCATCCGGCCACGTAAGCTGCCGCAATCAACGGTAGTACTTGGCGTACATGCCCCGGCGGAAGATCCACCCGCCCACCGGCCCGAGCCAGCCGAGCACGTAGTACATGTAGCCGAGATCCATCAGCTCGATCAGGTTGCCGTCGAAGTCCCGCACGAAGAAGAACGAGTGGCCGCGCGGCGAGCGCTCCGGCTTGCTGACGATCTCCACTCCCTTGCTCTCGAGATAGGCGTGCCACTTCGGCAGGTTGCGCACGTTGAAGGAGATGTGTGTCAGGCCGACGCGGTTCCACGGGATGCGCACCGGCGGCTGCTTCGGCTCGAACGCGAAGATCTCGAGCACTCCGCCGCCCGGAACGCGGATCCATCCGATCCTGCAGCTCGGCGCCGGCGCGTCCACGCCAAAAAACGCGCGCACGCGCTCGGCCGGCGTGTCCGCCACGCCGACCAGCGGGCACCCGAAGACCTCCCAGTAGAACCGGACGGCCCTGTTGAAGTCCGAGACCGTGATGCCGGTGTGACTGAACGAACGCGCTCTCATCTGAGCTCCGTGTCCTTGATGTGATCGGCAACGCGCAGCGCCTGCGCGGCAATCGTCAACGCGGGGTTCACCGCGGCAGACGAGGGGAAGAACGACGCGTCGACGACGAAGAGATTGTCCACGTCGTGCGCGCGGCAATACGGATCGAGCACGGACCGGCGAGGGTCCTTCCCGAAGCACAGGGTCCCGCACTGGTGCGTCGTGTTCCGCTCCTGGTGCGAGTAGGCCATCACGACCCAGAACCCCAGGCGTTTCAGGATGCGCTTCATCTCTCTCACGAGCTGGCGGTGCGCCTTGAGGTTGTTCGGCACGTAGTGCAGCCGGATGCGGCCGTGAGAGTCGATGGTCACCCGGTTGTCCTCGGTGGGCAGGTCCTCGGACATCGCCAGCCAGTCCACCCCGCGCGCCACCCACACTTCATAGGGACGCAGCGGAATCCACGGCACCACGGTCTGCGCCATCACGCCGTGCGTGCGTCCCTGCGACTGGATTTGCCCGAGCGGATACCTCGTGCCGGGGCCGCGAAGGTAGAAATCGTTGATCCCGACGGTCTTCTGAAACACGGTCTCGTTCACGCGGAACGGATGGAACCCCTGCATCATCGTCGCGAGGTGCGCCATGTATCGCTTCCCCACCAGGCCGGAGGAATTCGCGAGGCCGCCGGGGTGGGCGTCGTTCGCCGAGCGCA of Acidobacteriota bacterium contains these proteins:
- a CDS encoding VOC family protein; its protein translation is MRARSFSHTGITVSDFNRAVRFYWEVFGCPLVGVADTPAERVRAFFGVDAPAPSCRIGWIRVPGGGVLEIFAFEPKQPPVRIPWNRVGLTHISFNVRNLPKWHAYLESKGVEIVSKPERSPRGHSFFFVRDFDGNLIELMDLGYMYYVLGWLGPVGGWIFRRGMYAKYYR